A window of Corallococcus macrosporus DSM 14697 contains these coding sequences:
- a CDS encoding HAMP domain-containing sensor histidine kinase, protein MRLRTFLTLGAVLLAVLGLGSAGGLFWMTTLLQRQTTSLIDAAERVRAAAELEITLLLLQYAHEVEGIGPADIGPSIGVDALLREVPERLAHVELYTETEVERGLVAASRRSVEAYLHAPESDRRLRLAQAVDATRAVMDSSIARARAARDEATAVRRTGRLIGTLLAAAVLAGVVLFLAIAQTRIYRPLVAIRRALSAFKSGRRESRVARAGPPELQEIGAEFNDMAETVSSQDARQLQFLAGVAHDLRTPLNALKLSAQMLLRAKTAPPPEKVRDSLVRISNQVDRLERMVGDLLDRTRIEAGNLELRLEECDLRGLVEEVVELHRPSSEHHRLEFSVPDAPVPWRCDSTRLSQVLTNLVSNAIKYSPQGGVVALRLESTGREAVVSVTDQGVGIPPGELGTLFEPFQRSRAATKDIPGVGLGLSVSRRIARAHGGDIEVESVLGTGSTFRLRLPRSG, encoded by the coding sequence ATGCGGTTGCGGACCTTCCTCACCCTTGGAGCGGTACTCCTTGCGGTCCTGGGGCTGGGGTCCGCGGGGGGGCTCTTCTGGATGACCACCCTGCTTCAGCGGCAGACCACCAGCCTCATCGACGCGGCGGAGCGGGTGCGCGCGGCGGCCGAGCTGGAAATCACGCTGCTGCTGCTCCAGTACGCCCATGAGGTGGAGGGCATCGGGCCCGCGGATATCGGGCCCTCCATTGGCGTGGACGCGCTGCTGCGCGAGGTGCCGGAGCGGCTGGCGCACGTGGAGCTGTACACGGAGACGGAGGTGGAGCGCGGGCTGGTGGCGGCCTCCCGCAGGAGCGTGGAGGCCTATCTCCATGCGCCGGAGTCGGACCGGCGGCTGCGGCTGGCGCAGGCCGTGGACGCGACGCGGGCGGTGATGGACTCCAGCATCGCGCGGGCGCGCGCGGCGCGTGACGAGGCGACCGCGGTGCGCAGGACGGGGCGGCTCATCGGGACGCTGCTCGCGGCGGCGGTGCTGGCCGGCGTGGTGCTGTTCCTCGCCATCGCGCAGACGCGCATCTACCGGCCGCTGGTGGCCATCCGCCGGGCGTTGAGCGCCTTCAAGTCAGGCCGGCGCGAATCCCGGGTGGCGCGCGCGGGGCCTCCCGAGCTCCAGGAGATTGGCGCCGAGTTCAACGACATGGCGGAGACCGTCTCCAGCCAGGACGCCCGGCAGCTCCAGTTCCTGGCGGGCGTGGCGCATGACCTGCGCACGCCGCTCAACGCGCTGAAGCTGTCCGCGCAGATGCTGCTGCGCGCGAAGACGGCGCCGCCGCCGGAGAAGGTGCGGGACTCGCTGGTGCGCATCTCCAACCAGGTGGACCGGCTGGAGCGCATGGTGGGCGACCTCCTGGACCGCACGCGCATCGAGGCGGGGAACCTGGAGCTGCGGCTGGAGGAGTGTGACTTGCGCGGGCTGGTGGAGGAGGTGGTGGAGCTCCACCGGCCGTCCAGCGAGCACCACCGGCTGGAGTTCTCCGTGCCGGACGCGCCCGTGCCGTGGCGGTGTGATTCCACGCGGCTGTCGCAGGTGCTCACCAACCTGGTGAGCAACGCCATCAAGTACTCGCCCCAGGGCGGCGTGGTGGCGCTGCGGCTGGAGTCCACGGGGCGCGAGGCCGTGGTGTCCGTGACGGACCAGGGCGTGGGGATTCCGCCCGGGGAGCTGGGCACCCTCTTCGAGCCCTTCCAGCGCAGCCGGGCCGCGACGAAGGACATCCCGGGCGTGGGGCTGGGGCTCTCCGTGTCCCGCCGGATTGCCCGCGCGCACGGGGGGGACATCGAGGTGGAGAGCGTCCTCGGGACGGGGTCCACGTTCCGGCTCCGCCTGCCGCGCTCCGGGTAG
- a CDS encoding (2Fe-2S)-binding protein encodes MAFTLNVNGQEHTIDAPEDTPLLYVLRDELGLHGARYGCGVGQCGACTVLSNGAPLRSCVVPAARLRERNLTTVEGLRGPDGAQHALHRAFVAEQAGQCAYCIPGMVMTAAALLKAKPRPTEAELRAALDANLCRCGSHNRIVRAIQRAAEELAR; translated from the coding sequence ATGGCCTTCACGCTGAACGTCAACGGCCAGGAGCACACCATCGACGCGCCCGAGGACACGCCCCTCCTCTACGTCCTTCGCGACGAGCTGGGGCTCCACGGCGCCCGGTATGGCTGCGGCGTGGGCCAGTGCGGCGCGTGTACGGTGTTGAGCAATGGCGCGCCGCTGCGCTCCTGCGTCGTGCCAGCGGCCCGCCTGCGGGAACGCAACCTCACCACCGTGGAGGGCTTGCGAGGGCCGGACGGAGCGCAGCACGCGCTCCACCGCGCCTTCGTGGCCGAGCAGGCGGGCCAGTGCGCCTACTGCATCCCCGGCATGGTGATGACGGCGGCGGCCCTGCTGAAGGCGAAGCCCCGCCCCACCGAGGCGGAGCTTCGCGCGGCGCTGGACGCGAACCTGTGCCGGTGTGGCTCGCACAACCGCATCGTCCGGGCCATCCAGCGCGCCGCGGAGGAGCTGGCGCGATGA
- a CDS encoding xanthine dehydrogenase family protein molybdopterin-binding subunit, which yields MSLRPSRREVLQGSLLLAFALTGPRALGAAPGGAGLPGSLRRNPRLDAWLRIGADGGVTLKTGKVELGQGILTALGQLCADELDIDLSRLMVISGDTELSPYEGTTAGSNSVSEGGRAVRHASAEVRAILLDMASKQLGIPVEHLRVRDGTIRAGGAKGASVTYWSLVGGKALSREATGTVKPKPPIARHHAGRSVPRLDLPGKIAGEASFVHDLRPANLVHGRVIRAPSHGASLLEVGAAAVERMPGVRKVVRDGDFLGVIATKEWQAIQAAAALARSARWREEATLPADPYAWLLAQPSRDFLIEDTVRPTDVAPTRTLEAQYRRPYQMHGAIGPSCAVAEWDGERLTLHTHSQSVFETSAAIARMLRVPVDHVHGKHLPGSGCYGHNGADDAAADAALLARALPGHAVRVQWSREDEHACEPYGSAMVMKARAGVDAEGNVLDWHYELWSTPHGTRPGGHPGNLLAGRSLASPTPMPTPGNGGPPNYAADRNAIPLYGFPGRKVMTHFIPRMPLRVSSLRGLGAYGNVFAIESFMDELAHAAKVDPVAFRLRQLQDARAKAVIQKAAERFGWTAAPRARGHGRGIGFARYKNLASYCAVCMEVRVDPETHAIQVLRAVLAADAGEIVNPDGLSNQLEGGLIQSLSWSLKEAVRYDARRVTSRDWRSYPILTFSEVPPIDVALIERPGEPLLGVGEAAQGPTSAALANALFDATGARLRELPLTPERLAAALQGR from the coding sequence ATGAGCCTCCGCCCGAGCCGCCGCGAGGTCCTCCAGGGCTCGCTGCTCCTGGCCTTCGCCCTCACGGGCCCGCGCGCCCTGGGCGCGGCGCCGGGAGGCGCGGGGCTTCCTGGGAGCCTGCGACGCAACCCGCGGCTCGACGCGTGGCTGCGCATCGGCGCGGACGGCGGCGTCACCCTGAAGACGGGCAAGGTGGAGCTGGGCCAGGGCATCCTGACGGCGCTGGGGCAGCTCTGCGCGGACGAGCTGGACATCGACCTGTCACGGCTGATGGTCATCTCCGGTGACACCGAGCTGTCGCCGTACGAGGGGACCACCGCCGGCAGCAACTCCGTCTCCGAGGGCGGCAGGGCGGTGCGCCATGCGTCCGCCGAGGTCCGCGCCATCCTCCTGGACATGGCCAGCAAGCAGCTTGGCATCCCCGTGGAGCACCTGCGCGTGCGGGACGGGACCATCCGGGCTGGCGGCGCGAAGGGGGCCTCCGTCACGTACTGGAGCCTCGTGGGCGGCAAGGCGCTGAGTCGCGAGGCGACGGGGACGGTGAAGCCCAAGCCGCCCATCGCGCGCCACCACGCGGGCCGCTCGGTGCCGCGCCTGGACCTGCCGGGAAAGATTGCTGGAGAGGCCAGCTTCGTGCACGACCTCCGGCCCGCCAACCTGGTGCATGGGCGCGTCATCCGCGCGCCGTCGCACGGCGCCTCGCTGCTGGAGGTGGGCGCCGCGGCCGTGGAGCGGATGCCTGGCGTGCGCAAGGTGGTCCGTGACGGTGACTTCCTGGGCGTCATCGCCACGAAGGAGTGGCAGGCCATCCAGGCCGCGGCGGCCCTGGCGCGGAGCGCGCGCTGGCGCGAAGAGGCCACCCTGCCCGCGGACCCGTACGCCTGGCTGCTGGCACAGCCCAGCCGCGACTTCCTCATCGAGGACACCGTCCGGCCCACCGACGTCGCGCCCACCCGCACGCTGGAGGCGCAATACAGGCGGCCCTACCAGATGCATGGCGCCATCGGCCCGTCCTGCGCGGTGGCGGAGTGGGACGGCGAGCGCCTCACGCTCCACACCCACAGCCAGAGCGTCTTCGAGACCAGCGCGGCCATCGCGAGGATGCTCCGCGTCCCGGTGGACCACGTCCACGGCAAGCACCTGCCCGGCTCCGGCTGCTACGGCCACAACGGCGCGGACGACGCCGCCGCCGACGCGGCGCTGCTCGCCCGCGCCCTGCCCGGCCACGCGGTGCGGGTGCAGTGGTCCCGCGAGGACGAACACGCCTGCGAGCCCTACGGCTCCGCCATGGTGATGAAGGCGCGCGCGGGCGTGGACGCGGAAGGCAACGTGCTCGACTGGCATTATGAGCTCTGGTCCACGCCCCACGGCACGCGGCCGGGAGGACACCCCGGAAACCTCCTGGCGGGGCGCTCTCTCGCGTCCCCCACGCCCATGCCCACGCCGGGCAACGGCGGCCCGCCGAACTACGCCGCGGACCGCAACGCCATCCCGCTCTACGGCTTCCCGGGCCGGAAGGTGATGACCCACTTCATCCCCCGGATGCCCTTGCGCGTCTCCTCGCTCCGGGGCCTGGGCGCGTACGGCAACGTCTTCGCCATCGAGTCCTTCATGGATGAGCTGGCCCATGCCGCGAAGGTGGACCCGGTGGCCTTCCGGCTCCGGCAGCTCCAGGACGCGCGCGCGAAGGCCGTCATCCAGAAGGCGGCGGAGCGCTTCGGATGGACGGCGGCGCCCAGGGCGCGGGGGCACGGGCGCGGCATCGGCTTCGCGCGCTACAAGAACCTCGCGAGCTACTGCGCCGTCTGCATGGAAGTGCGCGTCGACCCGGAGACACACGCCATCCAGGTCCTGCGCGCGGTGCTGGCCGCGGACGCGGGCGAAATCGTCAATCCGGATGGGCTCTCCAACCAGCTCGAGGGTGGGCTCATCCAGTCACTGAGCTGGAGCCTCAAGGAGGCGGTCCGCTACGACGCGCGGCGCGTCACCTCGCGAGACTGGCGCAGCTACCCCATCCTCACGTTCTCGGAGGTGCCGCCCATCGACGTCGCGCTCATCGAGCGTCCGGGGGAGCCCCTCCTGGGCGTGGGCGAGGCGGCCCAGGGCCCCACGTCGGCGGCGCTGGCCAACGCCCTCTTCGATGCCACGGGGGCGAGGCTGCGGGAGCTGCCGCTGACGCCGGAGCGGCTGGCCGCGGCGCTCCAAGGGCGCTGA
- the nhaA gene encoding Na+/H+ antiporter NhaA: MSTTTPPGQAPHPPEAWAPLLRLSRLASRPVERFLHIEAASGILLLVAAAVALLWANSPWAESYAHFWHTPLGIRVGDFTFERSLEWVVNDGLMAIFFFVVGMEIRREVHQGELSELRRAALPAAAALGGMLAPAGLYLLLADTPATRSGWGVPMATDIAFAVGILTLLGSRVPPALRVLLLALAVIDDLGAIIVIALFYSSGVAVTGLLVAALGILGVFAMQRFGVRSKWAYVVPAFIAWAGVYSAGIHPTIAGVIVGLITPVRVWLGPEGFITGARTELEHIAQAQPGTLSSHHLSETLRRVDAARREAMSPSESLIATLHPWVAFGIMPVFALANAGVSIQAGPLDPSAWAVATAATVGLLVGKPLGVVGACWLALKLRLATLPRGLGVRDLLVLGTTAGIGFTMALFIAQLAFTNSELLAAAKLGVLAASGAAAVLALILGRLLLNAGSRPGAATSVEEAERSTEL; encoded by the coding sequence ATGTCCACGACCACGCCACCGGGGCAGGCTCCCCATCCGCCCGAGGCCTGGGCCCCCTTGCTTCGCCTCTCCCGCCTCGCGAGCCGGCCGGTGGAGCGCTTCCTCCACATCGAGGCGGCCAGCGGCATCCTGCTGCTCGTGGCCGCGGCGGTCGCCCTCCTGTGGGCGAACTCCCCCTGGGCGGAGAGCTACGCGCACTTCTGGCACACGCCGCTGGGAATCCGCGTCGGTGACTTCACCTTCGAGCGCAGCCTCGAATGGGTGGTCAATGACGGCCTGATGGCCATCTTCTTCTTCGTCGTGGGCATGGAGATTCGCCGCGAGGTCCACCAGGGCGAGCTTTCGGAGTTGCGCCGCGCCGCGCTCCCCGCCGCCGCGGCGCTGGGTGGAATGCTCGCTCCGGCGGGCCTCTACCTGCTCCTGGCGGACACGCCCGCCACCCGCTCGGGCTGGGGCGTTCCCATGGCCACGGACATCGCGTTCGCGGTGGGCATCCTCACGCTCCTGGGGAGCCGGGTGCCGCCGGCCCTGCGCGTGCTCCTGCTGGCGCTCGCCGTCATCGACGACCTGGGCGCCATCATCGTCATCGCGCTGTTCTACTCGTCGGGCGTGGCCGTCACGGGGCTGCTCGTCGCGGCGCTGGGAATCCTGGGGGTCTTCGCGATGCAGCGGTTCGGCGTGCGCTCGAAGTGGGCCTACGTCGTTCCGGCGTTCATCGCCTGGGCCGGCGTCTATTCCGCGGGAATCCATCCGACGATTGCGGGGGTCATCGTCGGGCTCATCACCCCGGTGCGCGTCTGGCTCGGTCCGGAGGGGTTCATCACCGGAGCTCGGACCGAGCTCGAGCACATCGCCCAGGCGCAGCCGGGCACGCTGTCCTCGCACCACCTCTCGGAGACCTTGCGCCGCGTGGACGCCGCGCGCCGTGAGGCCATGTCGCCTTCGGAGAGCCTGATCGCCACGCTGCACCCCTGGGTCGCCTTCGGCATCATGCCGGTGTTCGCGCTCGCGAACGCGGGCGTGTCGATTCAAGCCGGGCCGCTGGACCCGTCCGCGTGGGCCGTGGCCACGGCGGCCACCGTGGGGCTCCTGGTGGGCAAGCCGCTGGGCGTCGTCGGGGCCTGCTGGCTCGCGCTGAAGCTGCGGCTCGCGACGCTGCCACGGGGCCTGGGCGTCCGGGACCTCCTGGTGCTGGGGACCACCGCGGGCATCGGCTTCACCATGGCCCTGTTCATCGCGCAGCTGGCCTTCACGAATTCGGAGCTCCTCGCCGCCGCCAAGCTGGGCGTGCTGGCCGCGAGCGGCGCCGCGGCCGTCCTGGCGCTCATCCTGGGCCGGCTGCTCCTCAACGCCGGGTCGAGGCCCGGCGCCGCGACGTCCGTGGAGGAGGCCGAGCGCTCGACGGAGCTGTGA
- a CDS encoding LysR family transcriptional regulator, protein MLDTDRLGGMRAFVAVATRHSFVAAAGELGLSPSALSRRIAHLERALGCRLLQRTTRRVALTEAGALYLERCLDVLARADEADAAVSAFSAQPRGLLRVSLPNLYGQLRVAPLLPEFMRRYPLLRLEVTMEDRYIDLVEQRIDVGVRIGDLRSGDYVARRLALNRRRLCASPEYLRRKGTPLTPADLRAHACLQFAPRMKELPWVLIRGGRRTQVAVEPLLRADNAEALRQAALGGCGITLLADFVMGQDLEAGRLVEVLASWRVADSWVWAVYPHARFLPMKTRVFVDFLSERLGDSGPPPAQAVTAPSSARPPPRTSRRRASTRR, encoded by the coding sequence ATGCTCGATACCGATCGCCTCGGCGGCATGCGCGCCTTCGTCGCCGTCGCCACCCGGCACAGCTTCGTCGCCGCCGCGGGCGAGCTGGGGCTCAGCCCCTCCGCGCTCAGCCGACGCATCGCGCACCTGGAGCGGGCGCTCGGCTGCCGGCTGTTGCAGCGCACCACCCGGCGTGTCGCGCTCACCGAGGCCGGGGCGTTGTACCTGGAGCGCTGCCTGGATGTGCTGGCGCGCGCCGACGAGGCCGACGCCGCGGTGTCCGCGTTCTCCGCGCAGCCCCGGGGCCTGCTGCGCGTGTCCCTGCCCAACCTCTATGGTCAGCTTCGCGTCGCGCCCCTGCTGCCGGAGTTCATGCGCCGCTACCCGCTGCTGCGGTTGGAGGTGACGATGGAGGACCGCTACATCGACCTGGTCGAGCAGCGCATCGACGTGGGGGTGCGGATCGGCGACTTGCGCAGTGGCGACTACGTGGCGCGCCGCCTGGCGCTGAACCGCCGCCGCCTGTGCGCGTCACCCGAGTACCTGCGACGCAAGGGGACGCCGCTCACGCCGGCCGACCTGCGCGCTCATGCCTGCCTCCAGTTCGCGCCGCGGATGAAGGAACTCCCGTGGGTGCTGATTCGGGGCGGACGGCGGACCCAGGTGGCCGTGGAGCCCCTGCTCCGCGCCGACAACGCGGAGGCGCTCCGGCAGGCGGCGCTCGGCGGCTGTGGCATCACGCTGCTCGCGGACTTCGTGATGGGCCAGGACCTGGAGGCGGGCCGGCTGGTCGAGGTCCTGGCTTCGTGGCGCGTGGCGGATAGCTGGGTCTGGGCGGTGTACCCGCACGCGCGCTTCCTGCCGATGAAGACGCGCGTGTTCGTCGACTTCTTGAGCGAGCGGCTGGGGGATTCAGGCCCGCCGCCCGCGCAAGCCGTCACAGCTCCGTCGAGCGCTCGGCCTCCTCCACGGACGTCGCGGCGCCGGGCCTCGACCCGGCGTTGA
- the budA gene encoding acetolactate decarboxylase, producing MPDSPPSPRDTVSARGPVPGHARRAAGLALLLGASLAQAEQAVPGDVVHQFAPAAGFMAGVHEGPTRFGELLRLGDFGTGALSPTDGEVIILDGVVWHAAVDGELRRLPADARTSFATLKRFVPDRRLTLPAVADFSAFAKALDARLGSRNHFHAVRIDGRFQHMKLRSVPRQKPPYPNMRALLAQQQVYEAKDVTGTLVGFRFPSYVAGVIIPGWHFHFVDADRKLGGHVLDLRANPLTAQLDSSRALSLVLPDDPLFNAAPIDEAQTAPAAAGPDNPTSSPPTPSPARQKP from the coding sequence ATGCCCGACTCGCCCCCCTCCCCTCGCGACACCGTATCCGCGCGCGGTCCTGTCCCAGGACACGCCCGCCGCGCCGCTGGGCTCGCCCTGCTCCTGGGCGCGTCACTGGCGCAGGCCGAGCAGGCGGTGCCTGGGGACGTGGTCCACCAGTTCGCCCCAGCCGCTGGATTCATGGCCGGCGTGCACGAAGGCCCGACGCGCTTCGGCGAGCTGCTCCGGCTCGGTGATTTCGGCACCGGCGCGCTCAGCCCCACGGACGGCGAGGTCATCATCCTGGACGGCGTCGTGTGGCACGCAGCCGTGGACGGCGAGCTGCGGCGCCTGCCAGCCGATGCGCGGACCTCCTTCGCCACCCTCAAGCGATTCGTCCCGGACCGCCGGCTCACCCTCCCCGCCGTCGCTGACTTCAGCGCCTTCGCGAAGGCGCTGGATGCGCGGCTCGGTTCCCGGAACCACTTCCACGCCGTGCGCATCGATGGCCGCTTCCAGCACATGAAGCTGCGCAGCGTGCCGCGCCAGAAGCCGCCCTACCCCAACATGCGGGCGCTCCTCGCGCAGCAGCAGGTCTACGAAGCCAAGGATGTCACGGGCACCCTCGTGGGCTTCCGGTTCCCCAGCTACGTGGCCGGCGTCATCATCCCCGGGTGGCACTTCCACTTCGTGGACGCGGACCGGAAGCTGGGAGGCCATGTCCTGGACCTGCGCGCCAACCCGCTCACCGCGCAGCTCGACAGCAGCCGGGCCCTGTCGCTGGTGCTGCCCGATGACCCGCTGTTCAACGCCGCCCCCATCGACGAAGCCCAGACCGCGCCCGCCGCGGCGGGCCCAGACAACCCCAC